From the Mangifera indica cultivar Alphonso chromosome 10, CATAS_Mindica_2.1, whole genome shotgun sequence genome, one window contains:
- the LOC123227306 gene encoding pentatricopeptide repeat-containing protein At4g33170-like, translating into MIIQTLCSISKHRLKDSATLAQIIQTYAKTNQLAKAKQLHSHLIASGYPICTFLINHLINMYSKCGELDYAVKLFDKMPLRNLVSWTAMITGFSQNYNFTKAMETFCEMRIAQESPTQFAFSSVIQACVPPGFIEFGRQVHCLALKCGFGGELFVGSNLADMYSKFGVIGDACKIFEDMEFKDEVSWTAMIDGYAKNGDFEGALLAYKRLVNEGIVTDHYVLCSTLSACGALKFCNSGMCLHSVVVKLGYELHISVGNALVDMYSKVGDMGSAQNVVDSKLRNIVSYSSLIDGYVKLDQMEKALSAFVELHRQGIEPNEFTFSSLIKACANSTVIEQGTQLHAQVIKFNVERNPFVSSVLVDMYGKCGLLDDSIQVFSEIESPNDIAWNSIINVFGQHGLGKDALESLDKMIHEGVKPNAVTFVSLLTGCSHAGLIDEGLKIFHSMEKTYGVVPREEHYSCVIDLLGRSGRLKEAEEFINNMPFEPNSFGWCSFLAACRIHGDKERGEVAAEKLMLLEPENSRVAHVLLSNIYAKEKQWEDVRNLRKMMKDGSVKKLPGYSWVDVGNKTHIFIAEDWSHPQKKEIYKKLDCLLDQIKEAGYIPCTQSIQQDTDDRTKEKLLHHHSERIAIAFALISMPIGKPIIVKKNLRVCSDCHSAIKYISKVTGRKIIVRDNSRFHHFAAGLCSCGDYW; encoded by the coding sequence ATGATAATTCAAACTCTTTGTAGTATCAGCAAGCACAGGCTAAAAGACTCTGCAACCTTGGCTCAGATAATCCAAACCTACGCTAAAACCAATCAATTAGCCAAAGCAAAACAGCTTCATTCTCACTTAATCGCTTCAGGCTATCCAATATGCACATTTTTAATCAATCATCTCATCAACATGTACTCCAAATGTGGAGAATTAGATTATGCCGTGAAATTGTTTGACAAAATGCCTCTAAGAAACCTTGTTTCTTGGACCGCAATGATCACAGGATTTTCTCAAAATTACAACTTTACAAAAGCTATGGAAACATTTTGTGAAATGAGAATTGCCCAAGAAAGCCCGACCCAGTTTGCATTTTCCAGTGTTATTCAAGCCTGCGTGCCTCCTGGATTCATTGAGTTTGGGAGACAGGTGCATTGCCTTGCTTTGAAATGCGGGTTTGGGGGTGAATTATTTGTTGGTAGTAATTTGGCGGATATGTATTCCAAGTTTGGTGTGATTGGAGATGCTTGTAAGATTTTTGAGGATATGGAATTTAAAGATGAAGTATCATGGACAGCTATGATTGATGGGTATGCCAAGAACGGTGATTTCGAGGGTGCCTTATTGGCTTATAAAAGGTTGGTTAATGAGGGAATTGTGACGGATCACTATGTTCTTTGCAGTACTTTAAGTGCTTGTGGAGCACTTAAGTTTTGTAATTCTGGAATGTGTCTTCATTCAGTAGTTGTTAAATTGGGATATGAATTGCATATTTCAGTAGGAAACGCCCTTGTTGATATGTACTCGAAAGTGGGAGATATGGGAAGTGCTCAGAATGTGGTTGATTCTAAGTTAAGGAACATCGTGTCTTATAGTTCTTTGATTGATGGGTATGTTAAATTGGATCAAATGGAAAAGGCTTTGAGTGCTTTTGTTGAGCTGCACAGGCAAGGGATTGAACCTAATGAGTTTACTTTTTCTAGCCTAATCAAGGCTTGTGCTAACAGTACTGTAATTGAGCAAGGGACCCAACTTCATGCTCAAgtgattaaatttaatgttgAGAGGAACCCTTTCGTTTCTTCAGTTCTTGTAGATATGTATGGAAAATGTGGATTGCTTGatgattcaattcaagtttttagTGAGATTGAAAGTCCCAATGACATTGCATGgaattcaattataaatgtGTTTGGTCAGCACGGTTTAGGAAAAGATGCCTTGGAAAGTCTTGACAAGATGATACATGAAGGAGTGAAACCAAATGCAGTAACATTTGTTAGTCTTTTAACGGGCTGTAGCCATGCTGGATTAATTGATGAAGGCTTAAAGATCTTTCATTCTATGGAGAAAACTTATGGGGTAGTGCCTAGAGAAGAACATTACTCTTGTGTTATCGATTTACTTGGTCGGTCTGGAAGGCTCAAAGAAGCTGAAGAATTTATTAATAACATGCCATTTGAGCCAAATTCTTTTGGATGGTGTTCTTTTCTTGCGGCCTGCAGGATTCATGGTGATAAGGAGAGGGGTGAAGTTGCTGCAGAAAAGCTGATGCTGCTCGAACCTGAAAACAGCAGGGTGGCTCATGTTTTGCTTTCAAATATTTATGCAAAAGAAAAGCAGTGGGAAGATGTGAGGAATCTGAGGAAGATGATGAAAGATGGCAGTGTTAAAAAATTGCCTGGTTATAGTTGGGTTGATGTTGGAAACAAAACGCATATATTTATAGCTGAAGATTGGTCTCATCcccaaaagaaagaaatttataaGAAGCTTGACTGTCTCTTAGATCAGATAAAAGAAGCTGGGTATATTCCTTGCACGCAATCGATTCAGCAGGATACAGATGACAGAACGAAGGAAAAGCTTCTTCATCATCACAGTGAAAGAATAGCTATTGCATTTGCTCTAATAAGCATGCCAATTGGGAAGCCAataattgtgaaaaaaaatttaagggtgTGCTCAGATTGCCACTCTGCAATCAAGTACATCTCTAAGGTGACtggaagaaaaattattgtcaGGGATAACAGTAGGTTTCACCATTTTGCTGCTGGATTGTGTTCCTGTGGAGATTATTGGTGA